A single window of Ovis canadensis isolate MfBH-ARS-UI-01 breed Bighorn chromosome 15, ARS-UI_OviCan_v2, whole genome shotgun sequence DNA harbors:
- the POGLUT3 gene encoding protein O-glucosyltransferase 3 isoform X3, translating into MRYRMYETVSKGLKIEVLYGDEHVAQSPYILKGPVYHEYCECPEEDPQAWQKTLSCPDKEPQIEKDFASFPSINLQQMLIEVPKRFGDERGAIVHYTILNNHIYRRSLGKYTDFKMFSDEILLSLTRKVLLPDLEFYVNLGDWPLEHRKVNETPGPLPIISWCGSLDSQDVILPTYDITHSTLEALRGVTNDLLSIQGNTGPSWINKTEKAFFRGRDSREERLQLVQLSKENPQLLDAGITGYFFFQEKEKELGKAKLIGFFDFFKYKYQVNVDGTVAAYRYPYLMLGDSLVLKQDSPYYEHFYMALKPWKHYIPIKRNLSDLLEKVKWAKENDEEAEKIAKEGQLTARDLLQPHRLYCYYYRVLQKYAERQLSKPELRDGMELVPQPDDSASLCQCHRKRPLRQEL; encoded by the exons ATGCGATATAGGATGTATGAAACTGTCAGTAAAGGGCTGAAGATAGAAGTCCTTTATGGTGATGAACATGTTGCTCAGTCTCCCTATATTTTGAAAG GACCAGTATACCATGAGTACTGTGAGTGTCCAGAAGAGGATCCTCAGGCCTGGCAGAAAACTCTGTCTTGTCCAGACAAGGAACCACAGATTGAAAAAGATTTTGCTTCTTTCCCCAGCATTAATCTCCAACAGATGCTAATTGAAGTTCCGAAAAGGTTTGGGGATGAGAGGGGTGCTATTGTTCATTACACGATTCTCAATAACCACATCTACCGAAGATCTTTAGGGAAATACACAGACTTCAAAATGTTCTCAGATGAGATTTTGCTGTCACTGACAAGAAAG gtcCTTCTCCCAGATTTAGAATTTTATGTTAATCTTGGAGACTGGCCTTTGGAGCATCGAAAAGTCAATGAAACCCCTGGCCCTTTACCTATCATTTCATGGTGTGGCTCTCTGGATTCACAAGATGTTATCCTTCCAACATATGACATCACCCACTCTACGCTGGAAGCTTTGAGGGGTGTTACAAATGATCTCCTATCTATTCAGGGAAATACAG GACCTTCCTGGATCAACAAAAcagagaaagctttcttcagaggTAGAGACAGCAGAGAGGAGAGGCTCCAGTTGGTGCAGCTGTCCAAGGAAAACCCACAACTACTAGATGCAGGAATCACAGGATACTTCTTcttccaagagaaagaaaaggagcttGGAAAAGCTAAATTGATAGGTTTCTTTGACTTCTTTAAG tACAAGTATCAAGTGAACGTGGACGGGACCGTGGCTGCTTATAGATATCCATATCTCATGCTTGGTGACAGTTTGGTTCTGAAGCAGGACTCACCATATTACGAACATTTCTATATGGCACTGAAGCCGTGGAAacattatattccaattaaaagaaatcttAGTGATCTACTAGAGAAAGTTAAATGGGCCAAG gAAAATGATGAAGAAGCCGAGAAGATTGCAAAAGAAGGACAGTTGACTGCTAGGGATCTGCTACAGCCACACCGGCTTTACTGCTACTATTACAGAGTACTACAG AAATACGCTGAACGCCAGTTGAGCAAACCTGAACTACGTGATGGAATGGAACTTGTTCCTCAGCCAGATGACAGTGCATCTTTGTGCCAATGCCACAGGAAAAGGCCTTTAAGACAAGAGCTTTAA
- the POGLUT3 gene encoding protein O-glucosyltransferase 3 isoform X4 — translation MLIEVPKRFGDERGAIVHYTILNNHIYRRSLGKYTDFKMFSDEILLSLTRKVLLPDLEFYVNLGDWPLEHRKVNETPGPLPIISWCGSLDSQDVILPTYDITHSTLEALRGVTNDLLSIQGNTGPSWINKTEKAFFRGRDSREERLQLVQLSKENPQLLDAGITGYFFFQEKEKELGKAKLIGFFDFFKYKYQVNVDGTVAAYRYPYLMLGDSLVLKQDSPYYEHFYMALKPWKHYIPIKRNLSDLLEKVKWAKENDEEAEKIAKEGQLTARDLLQPHRLYCYYYRVLQKYAERQLSKPELRDGMELVPQPDDSASLCQCHRKRPLRQEL, via the exons ATGCTAATTGAAGTTCCGAAAAGGTTTGGGGATGAGAGGGGTGCTATTGTTCATTACACGATTCTCAATAACCACATCTACCGAAGATCTTTAGGGAAATACACAGACTTCAAAATGTTCTCAGATGAGATTTTGCTGTCACTGACAAGAAAG gtcCTTCTCCCAGATTTAGAATTTTATGTTAATCTTGGAGACTGGCCTTTGGAGCATCGAAAAGTCAATGAAACCCCTGGCCCTTTACCTATCATTTCATGGTGTGGCTCTCTGGATTCACAAGATGTTATCCTTCCAACATATGACATCACCCACTCTACGCTGGAAGCTTTGAGGGGTGTTACAAATGATCTCCTATCTATTCAGGGAAATACAG GACCTTCCTGGATCAACAAAAcagagaaagctttcttcagaggTAGAGACAGCAGAGAGGAGAGGCTCCAGTTGGTGCAGCTGTCCAAGGAAAACCCACAACTACTAGATGCAGGAATCACAGGATACTTCTTcttccaagagaaagaaaaggagcttGGAAAAGCTAAATTGATAGGTTTCTTTGACTTCTTTAAG tACAAGTATCAAGTGAACGTGGACGGGACCGTGGCTGCTTATAGATATCCATATCTCATGCTTGGTGACAGTTTGGTTCTGAAGCAGGACTCACCATATTACGAACATTTCTATATGGCACTGAAGCCGTGGAAacattatattccaattaaaagaaatcttAGTGATCTACTAGAGAAAGTTAAATGGGCCAAG gAAAATGATGAAGAAGCCGAGAAGATTGCAAAAGAAGGACAGTTGACTGCTAGGGATCTGCTACAGCCACACCGGCTTTACTGCTACTATTACAGAGTACTACAG AAATACGCTGAACGCCAGTTGAGCAAACCTGAACTACGTGATGGAATGGAACTTGTTCCTCAGCCAGATGACAGTGCATCTTTGTGCCAATGCCACAGGAAAAGGCCTTTAAGACAAGAGCTTTAA